The DNA sequence GGTACCGCTCTGGGACTGGAGCCGTTTCAGGTGTTCTTCTTTATTGTCCTGCCGATCATGGCCGGTGGCGTAGGTGAGGGGGCCATTCCGCTGTCGATTGGCTACGCTGCGTTGATGCATATGGATCAGGGCGTTGCGCTTGGGCGCGTGCTGCCGATGGTGATGCTGGGTAGCCTGACGGCGATTGTTATCTCCGGCTGTTTGAATCAGCTTGGCAAGCGATTTCCGCATTTGACCGGCGAGGGTCAGCTGATGCCGAACCGTCGCAACGAGACGCACGCTGAAACGCCCGTCGAGGGCAAAATGGATGTCACGACGCTGGCCTCCGGCGCGCTGCTGGCGGTGCTGCTCTATATGCTGGGCATGCTGGGCCAGAAGACCATCGGCCTGCCTGCGCCGGTAGGAATGCTGTTCCTTGCGGTGCTGCTCAAACTGGTAAACGGCGTCTCTCCACGTCTGCAGGAAGGCTCACAGATGGTGTATAAGTTCTTCCGCACGGCGGTGACCTATCCGATTCTGTTTGCCGTCGGCGTGGCGATTACCCCGTGGCAGGAGCTGGTCAACGCGTTTACCGTGAGCAATCTGCTGGTGATTATCAGCACCGTATCGGCGCTGGTGGCGACCGGTTTCCTGGTGGGCAAAAAGATTGGTATGTACCCTATCGACGTGGCGATTGTCTCCTGCTGTCAGAGCGGCCAGGGCGGCACTGGCGACGTGGCAATCCTGACTTCCGGAAACCGCATGAACCTGATGCCGTTCGCGCAGATCGCAACCAGAATCGGCGGTGCAATTAATGTTTCGCTGGGATTGCTGTTCCTCAGTCACTTTTTGGCATAATTTAACTTTTTTATAACAGTTAAGTCTGCTCTTTCCGCTTAAATGGCGCAGAAAATTTCTGCGCCCCATCTCCAAAACAGGGATCGTTTAGCGATACAATCAGCGCCATTATTCGCGACTGTGACGGCAGCTTGTCCGCCGCCTGTTATTAAGTGAGGAGAGAAACAAATGTCAGTGGATACTCTCGCCCGTGAGGGCGTAAGCATGGAAGCCCTGCTGGCGGCGAAAGAGCAGCGTGCGGCTCGCCAGGCCGACTGGCTGGCCCATTATCAACGCCCGGTAATTTCGCTGACCCTGGTGACGCCGGGCGCGGTGAAAGACAGTATTCGCTACCGTAATATGATGGGCGTGGCGCTGCAGGCCTGCGATCAGATGCTGTGGAAACACCGCTGGCAGACCCTGGATCGCCAGGTGCTGTGGCTACCAACCGGGCCGGAGGCGCTGTGGTGCGTCGATCACGCGGCCAGCGAAATCAAAGCCTTCTGTACCGACCTCGAGCATACACATCCGCTGGGCCGCCTGTGGGATATCGACGTGATTTGCCCGCAAAATGGCCAGGTGGGCCGTCAGTCAATGGGGGAAAACCAGCGCCGTTGTCTGCTGTGTGACGAACCCGCGCACGCCTGCGCCCGCAGCCGCCGCCATGACACCGGGCAGGTGGTGGCCCGCGTTGAGCAGATGATTGATACGTGGTTTGCCCGCGACTAACGCCCTGTTTCCTCGCGGGTATGACCAGCGAAAAATAGCCCGGATGAGCCGCTGGCGGCATGACCCGGGACACGGGTCAGAAGGTTCAGAAGTCAATCGGCGCGCGGAACGTCATCGTATTGCCGAAAGCGGGGTGAGTGATGGTCAGGGTTTCGGCGTGCAGCAGCAGACGCGGGGCCATGGCCAGCGCTTCTGGCGATGCATAAAAGCGATCGCCAAGAATCGGATGGCCCAGGGCCAGCATATGCACGCGCAGCTGATGCGAGCGCCCGGTAATCGGCTTCAGGCGCACGCGGGCGGTATTATCTTCCGCAAACTCCAGCACTTCATACTCGGTTTGCGCCGCTTTGCCGGTTTCGTAACAGACTTTCTGCTTTGGCCGGTTCGGCCAGTCGCAAATCAGCGGTAAATCCACCAGACCTTCGGCTTTTTCCGGATGCCCCCAGACGCGGGCGACGTACTGCTTTTTCGGCTCACGTTCGCGGAACTGACGTTTTAGCTCGCGCTCTGCCGCTTTGGTCAGGGCCACCACAATCACGCCGCTGGTCGCCATATCCAGCCGGTGCACTGATTCTGCCTGCGGGAAGTCGCGCTGAATGCGCGTCATCACGCTGTCTTTGTGCTCAGCAAGCCGGCCTGGCACGGACAACAGGCCGCTCGGCTTGTTGACCACCATAATGTGCTCGTCCTGGTAGAGAATAATCAGCCAGGGATCCTGCGGCGGATTGTAGTTTTCCATCGCCATATTCGCGTTCCGTTACTGGTGAGTGACCACGATTAAGCGCAGCGCATCCAGGCGCCAGCCCGCCTGCGCCAGAGCGTCCATAACCTGCTGACGGTTACTCTCGATAGCCGCCAGTTCATCGTC is a window from the Klebsiella oxytoca genome containing:
- a CDS encoding 2-hydroxycarboxylate transporter family protein, whose product is MSTTDNAFSVSIDPINTPKAPLKQRWWHILDNWKVGIIPLPLFLLAGGLIALDCLGGKLPSDIVVMVATLAFFGFACGEFGKRLPVLGKLGAAAICATFIPSALVHYGLLPDVVVESTTKFYKSTNILYLYICCIIVGSIMSMNRTTLIQGFLRIFFPMLCGEIVGMVVGVGVGTALGLEPFQVFFFIVLPIMAGGVGEGAIPLSIGYAALMHMDQGVALGRVLPMVMLGSLTAIVISGCLNQLGKRFPHLTGEGQLMPNRRNETHAETPVEGKMDVTTLASGALLAVLLYMLGMLGQKTIGLPAPVGMLFLAVLLKLVNGVSPRLQEGSQMVYKFFRTAVTYPILFAVGVAITPWQELVNAFTVSNLLVIISTVSALVATGFLVGKKIGMYPIDVAIVSCCQSGQGGTGDVAILTSGNRMNLMPFAQIATRIGGAINVSLGLLFLSHFLA
- the citX gene encoding citrate lyase holo-[acyl-carrier protein] synthase is translated as MSVDTLAREGVSMEALLAAKEQRAARQADWLAHYQRPVISLTLVTPGAVKDSIRYRNMMGVALQACDQMLWKHRWQTLDRQVLWLPTGPEALWCVDHAASEIKAFCTDLEHTHPLGRLWDIDVICPQNGQVGRQSMGENQRRCLLCDEPAHACARSRRHDTGQVVARVEQMIDTWFARD
- the rluA gene encoding bifunctional tRNA pseudouridine(32) synthase/23S rRNA pseudouridine(746) synthase RluA gives rise to the protein MAMENYNPPQDPWLIILYQDEHIMVVNKPSGLLSVPGRLAEHKDSVMTRIQRDFPQAESVHRLDMATSGVIVVALTKAAERELKRQFREREPKKQYVARVWGHPEKAEGLVDLPLICDWPNRPKQKVCYETGKAAQTEYEVLEFAEDNTARVRLKPITGRSHQLRVHMLALGHPILGDRFYASPEALAMAPRLLLHAETLTITHPAFGNTMTFRAPIDF